One genomic window of Candidatus Eremiobacteraceae bacterium includes the following:
- a CDS encoding FHA domain-containing protein, with amino-acid sequence MLEATNGPLDGKRWEFERSIEIGRDGSLAASLAVDSAVSRRHARVEADEAGVRVIDLGSSNGTIVDGSAIAAPTTLVLAQPFIVGRTRLRVLESQR; translated from the coding sequence GTGCTGGAAGCAACAAACGGTCCACTCGACGGCAAGCGTTGGGAGTTCGAACGCAGCATCGAGATCGGACGGGATGGCTCGCTCGCCGCGTCGCTTGCGGTCGACTCGGCCGTATCCCGCCGGCACGCACGCGTGGAGGCCGATGAGGCGGGCGTTCGCGTGATCGATTTGGGTAGCAGCAACGGCACGATCGTCGACGGCAGCGCCATCGCAGCACCGACGACCCTCGTCCTCGCGCAGCCCTTCATCGTCGGGCGCACGCGGCTGCGCGTCTTGGAATCGCAGCGCTAA